In the Paralichthys olivaceus isolate ysfri-2021 chromosome 15, ASM2471397v2, whole genome shotgun sequence genome, one interval contains:
- the LOC138404836 gene encoding uncharacterized protein, which yields MKRINHSKDKSLGQMQADDATQHKGCMATKMLQVNGQAAVQAAMSEQLAAAQAAMNVQLAAAQAAMNEQLAAAQAALYVHATGNNAMNEQLAAAQAALNGQATENTSLTKLAAENTALAKENVNLKRQLTRQEELDNDLEDLKMTIRVKEEKLWYSIQDQENLIEQIREKEENLSVQQEEIESLIVQNIKLQELFFESNSYKLKVKYEQKEKKERKKQEKKEQLEREKREKKEREELKKKEKEEKKEKKKQEKKEQLEREELKKKEKKEKKEEKKQEQKEQLEREKKEREELKKKEVEKKEKKQEKKKQLEREKKGSFLIILFYFLFCSIYTA from the exons ATGAAGAGGATCAACCACTCAAAAGATAAA TCACTTGGACAAATGCAGGCTGATGATGCCACCCAACATAAAGGGTGCATGGCCACCAAAATGCTGCAGGTGAACGGACAGGCTGCTGTGCAGGCTGCAATGAGCGAGCAGCTGGCTGCTGCGCAGGCTGCAATGAACGTGCAGCTGGCTGCTGCGCAGGCTGCAATGAACGAGCAGCTGGCTGCTGCGCAGGCTGCACTGTATGTGCATGCGACAGGTAACAATGCAATGAACGAGCAGCTGGCTGCTGCTCAGGCTGCACTGAATGGGCAGGCAACAGAAAACACTTCACTGACGAAGCTGGCTGCTGAAAACACAGCTCTGGCGAAAGAAAACGTTAATCTGAAGAGGCAGCTGACCAGACAGGAAGAGCTGGATAATGATCTCGAAGATCTGAAGATGACGAtcagagtgaaggaggagaagctgtgGTACAGCATCCAGGATCAGGAGAATCTGATAGAACAGAtcagggagaaagaggagaatttgTCTGTCCAGCAGGAGGAAATAGAATCCCTGATAGTGCAGAACATTAAGCTTCAG gaactctTCTTTGAGAGCAATTCATACAAGCTGAAGGTCAAATATgagcagaaggagaagaaagagaggaagaagcaggaaaagaaagagcaactggagagagagaagagggagaagaaggagagagaagaactgaaaaagaaggagaaggaggagaagaaagagaagaagaagcaggaaaagaaagaacaactggagagagaggaactgaagaaaaaggagaagaaggagaagaaagaggagaagaagcaggaaCAGAAAGAgcaactggagagagagaagaaggagagagaagaactgaagaagaaagaagtggagaagaaagagaagaagcaggaaaagaaaaagcaactggagagagagaagaaggggagttttttaattattttattttattttttattttgcagcatcTACACTGCTTGA
- the plekhb1 gene encoding pleckstrin homology domain-containing family B member 1 encodes MVLMRSGWLWRQTSVLKRWKLNWCDLWIDGSLCFYKTDSRRELEHRVSLKITCVDVRSGLECGGVTPPESNPRDNLIVVQLRDGSTINLCANSEDESIAWKLTLLETRRNPVFTYDPYDDSYQAVPINGYHTVYITPGAGPGTHQVVVQRDPFDGVVENLALGILAGMAAGAAMRSFLWMPLFLC; translated from the exons ATGGTGCTGATGAGGTCAGGCtggctctggagacaaa CCTCGGTCCTAAAACGCTGGAAGTTAAACTGGTGTGACCTTTGGATTGACGGGAGCCTCTGCTTCTACAAGACCGACAGCCGCCGTGAGCTGGAGCACCGCGTCAGCCTGAAGATCACATGTGTGGATGTGCGGTCTGGCCTGGAGTGTGGAG GTGTGACTCCACCAGAGAGCAATCCCAGAGACAATCTCATCGTGGTTCAGCTCCGAGACGGATCAACAATCAACCTGTGTGCGAACAGCGAGGATGAGTCTAT AGCATGGAAACTGACTCTGCTTGAGACCAGGAGAAACCCG GTTTTCACATATGACCCCTATGACGACTCCTACCAGGCTGTCCCCATCAACGGCTACCACACCGTCTACATCACACCTGGAGCAGGACCAG GCACCCATCAGGTGGTCGTTCAGAGGGACCCATTTGATGGAGTGGTGGAAAATCTCGCTCTGGGAATACTGGCAGGAATGGCAGCAGGAGCAGCCATGAGATCCTTCCTCTGGATGCCCCTATTTCTCTGCTGA
- the sc5d gene encoding lathosterol oxidase has product MDLVLNVADYYVLTPYVYPASWPEDGALRQIMSLLVLTNLGAAVLYLGLGAISYFFIFDHTLMKHPHFLENQVRREIKYAMTSLPVISLPTVALFFAEVRGYSKLYDNVDESPLGWPGLVLSMISFLFFTDMCIYWIHRFLHHKLIYKLFHKPHHVWKIPSPFASHAFHPVDGFMQGLPYHIYPFLFPLHKVLYLALYVFVNIWTISIHDGDYRVPRGLTEVINGSAHHTDHHLFFDYNYGQYFTLWDRLGGSYRHPSALMGKGPHDLIRKLQAEGKLGDDRVKVNGHNQRRVTLKEE; this is encoded by the exons ATGGATCTTGTGCTGAATGTTGCCGACTATTACGTCCTCACCCCGTACGTGTACCCCGCGTCGTGGCCTGAGGATGGCGCCCTGCGGCAGATCATGAGCCTGCTGGTGCTGACGAACCTCGGAGCTGCCGTCCTGTACCTGGGCCTCGGAGCGATCAGCTACTTCTTCATCTTCGACCACACTCTGATGAAGCACCCACACTTCTTAGAG aATCAGGTCAGGAGGGAGATTAAATATGCGATGACCTCTCTTCCCGTGATCAGTCTTCCCACTGTCGCTTTGTTTTTCGCCGAAGTCCGAGGATACAGCAAACTGTACGATAACGTTGATGAATCTCCGCTGG gttggcCCGGACTCGTCCTCAGTATGATCTCCTTCCTGTTCTTCACTGACATGTGCATCTACTGGATTCATCGCTTCCTTCATCACAAGCTCATTTATAAG CTGTTTCACAAGCCTCACCACGTATGGAAGATCCCCTCTCCCTTTGCCAGCCACGCTTTTCACCCAGTGGACGGCTTCATGCAGGGTCTCCCCTACCACATCTACcctttcctcttccccctccacAAGGTGCTCTACCTGGCCCTCTACGTCTTCGTCAACATCTGGACCATCTCCATCCACGACGGCGACTACCGCGTCCCCCGCGGCCTGACAGAGGTCATCAACGGCTCGGCTCACCACACCGACCACCACCTCTTCTTCGACTACAACTACGGCCAGTACTTCACGCTGTGGGATCGCCTGGGAGGCTCCTACAGGCACCCGTCGGCGCTGATGGGGAAGGGTCCCCACGATCTGATACGCAAACTACAAGCAGAGGGGAAGCTGGGAGACGACAGAGTGAAGGTGAACGGACACAATCAGAGAAGAGTCACACTGAAGGAGGAGTAA